In Vanessa cardui chromosome 28, ilVanCard2.1, whole genome shotgun sequence, one genomic interval encodes:
- the LOC124541506 gene encoding MFS-type transporter clz9-like: MVRTYTPKNATRQVVDEESMQSAIQDVVQGVLSYRKAANKYNLKLSTLESRVKTYRKRNDAEGSSNRTFNSKYTSFQVFSSEEEKLLNDYIIKCCKMHYRLTTIQTRKLAYEYTKSLSLKYPAKWEEDKMAGKEWMYGFRRRNPEISLRKPENTSAARSFAFNKTSVSEFYTNLKTVLERHPLTADRIFNFDESGVSTVLATPKVLAPECQKQVGQIVSAERGELVTFGGIISASGNTIPPLFVFPRVHYRDNFLEGAPEGSLGAANRSRWINSFIFVSVLKHIQKHTLCTKDNPILLLCDNHESHVSLEAINYAKENGIIYLSFPPHTSHRLQPLDVGVFAALSKLKIAFNNWHTMNPGKALTIYNTPKLVTIAYFESFTAKNIISGFNKPGIWPLNELAFGDEDFAPTEVYTSRNIENVTSTQNIVEDLSAPTPQPVVSDICHPSTSGTQDFLAIPPESTEQTINSPLITDDDELQRNNLDANLDGEPDALNISPTRQIVAPLKTVLTPEAIRP; the protein is encoded by the coding sequence aTGGTGCGGACATATACACCAAAAAACGCAACTAGACAAGTTGTGGATGAGGAATCCATGCAGTCAGCAATACAGGATGTTGTGCAAGGGGTATTGTCATATAGAAAAGCCGCGAACAAGTACAATTTGAAATTGTCAACATTAGAAAGCCGAGTAAAAACATACAGAAAAAGAAATGATGCTGAAGGGTCAAGCAACCGTACATTTAACTCTAAATATACAAGTTTCCAAGTATTTTCTAGTGAAGAAGAAAAACTgctaaatgattatataatcaaatgttGTAAGATGCATTATAGACTTACGACGATTCAAACAAGAAAGCTTGCATACGAATATACCAAATCTTTGAGCTTAAAATATCCAGCAAAGTGGGAAGAAGATAAGATGGCTGGGAAAGAATGGATGTATGGTTTTCGCAGAAGAAACCCGGAAATTAGCTTACGCAAACCCGAAAACACAAGCGCTGCAAGATCTTTTGCGTTTAACAAAACTTCAGTTAGCGAGTTTTATACCAACTTGAAGACAGTGTTGGAGCGACATCCATTAACTGCTGACAGAATCTTTAATTTCGACGAATCAGGCGTATCTACCGTTCTAGCTACTCCGAAAGTCTTGGCTCCAGAATGTCAAAAACAAGTCGGGCAAATTGTATCAGCTGAAAGAGGCGAGCTCGTAACTTTTGGTGGCATTATATCTGCCAGTGGAAATACCATTCCTCCACTTTTCGTGTTCCCACGCGTTCATTATAGAGATAATTTCCTCGAAGGGGCTCCCGAAGGAAGTCTTGGCGCTGCAAATAGAAGTAGGTGGATAAATAGctttatatttgtatctgtTTTAAAACATATCCAGAAGCATACACTCTGCACAAAAGATAACCCCATATTATTGTTGTGCGATAATCATGAAAGCCATGTTTCTCTCGAAGCCATCAACTACGCCAAAGAAAATGGTATAATTTACCTATCTTTTCCACCGCATACATCTCACCGCCTACAACCGCTCGATGTTGGAGTCTTTGCAGCATTATCAAAGTTGAAAATTGCTTTCAACAATTGGCATACAATGAACCCAGGCAAAGCATTGACCATTTACAATACTCCAAAGCTTGTGACAATTGCGTATTTCGAATCATTCactgcaaaaaatataataagcggGTTTAATAAACCCGGGATATGGCCTCTGAATGAATTGGCCTTTGGTGATGAAGATTTTGCTCCAACTGAGGTTTATACATCCCGCAACATAGAAAATGTAACTTCTACTCAAAATATCGTTGAAGATTTGTCTGCACCTACTCCGCAGCCAGTTGTCTCTGATATCTGCCATCCTTCTACTTCAGGAACACAAGATTTCTTGGCGATTCCACCAGAATCTACAGAACAAACTATTAACTCTCCATTGAtaactgatgatgatgaactacaaagaaataatttagaTGCTAATTTAGATGGTGAACCAGATGCTTTGaatatttcaccaacccgtcAAATTGTAGCTCCTTTGAAGACTGTTTTGACACCAGAGGCAATTCGACCCTAA